In Alkalihalobacillus sp. FSL W8-0930, a single window of DNA contains:
- a CDS encoding diguanylate cyclase has protein sequence MNELNVYFQSNEFTPLWDKLVPIEGEQLIEGESCIYMIWTDSGLVSAKQIGSSSDELNRAFLSYCNQDSDVGGEEYIYIESNRSFQVADHPPIKFGVMSREELCKRDKLGLLLQRIEQKLLASNCTFHAEFLLSAANYEITFRALINALFNEQGKSLLPFECTLFEWTEDQLKHARGENAFSFEVLREAKQTIQNQLLAKGHATCMMVDSDDHCRYMVLPIIFEGQCAGCLISEIPKLRQEWVATFQNMALWLQPLLEKGYQAEHNEREAKKKDLLLEVTKKVHSTMDISEVLAKIVYAIKQTYPTFDVYLMLSHEWEVQEELPIKPFIYGSEGMHLKAEQAYLTGANQVERNHTQQILDLYMPLRGKQGIYGVLEIHATSLVPLPETEISFIEILADTGGNALENAELYQQSRDLIHDLKLINRATHQINSTLNLNDLTENMTHQIKDAFGAEEVGFLLFDRTEQSVIHQSGTPYLQSNQHELDLHSIIEQLVQKKDPIYIGDTGLHQDIKSGPFSSLLAIPMVHKDALHGAVFAFHQESYHFTFESFKLLQSLVHHSTLAFTNTLLHEELEKLVITDHLTNLHSRNYLEESMEESLLEHEKGTFLLIDIDDFKQINDSFGHQIGDEILKQVASIIQANIRETDVAARWGGEELAIYLPKVDLRVGTEIAKRIVKAVALQTSPAVTISCGVSHWDKSKSLSRSSECLFKSADTGLYKAKDEGKNRVMIELPRVAEG, from the coding sequence ATGAACGAGTTAAATGTTTACTTTCAATCTAATGAGTTTACACCTTTATGGGACAAATTAGTTCCTATAGAGGGGGAGCAACTGATTGAGGGAGAATCATGTATCTATATGATTTGGACAGATTCGGGACTCGTTTCTGCCAAACAAATAGGATCTTCGAGTGATGAGCTTAATCGCGCGTTTCTTTCCTATTGTAATCAAGATTCAGACGTGGGTGGCGAGGAGTACATCTATATCGAATCTAATCGGTCGTTTCAGGTAGCTGACCATCCTCCTATTAAATTTGGAGTAATGAGTCGAGAGGAACTATGTAAGAGAGACAAGCTGGGTCTTCTTCTGCAGCGTATTGAACAGAAGCTACTTGCAAGTAATTGTACATTTCATGCAGAGTTCTTGCTGAGTGCGGCGAACTATGAGATTACGTTTCGAGCGTTAATCAATGCATTGTTTAACGAACAAGGTAAGAGCTTGCTCCCCTTTGAATGTACACTATTTGAGTGGACGGAAGATCAGTTAAAACACGCAAGAGGTGAAAACGCTTTTTCTTTTGAGGTTTTGAGGGAGGCCAAGCAAACCATCCAAAACCAGTTGTTAGCAAAAGGACATGCAACTTGTATGATGGTGGACTCAGATGACCATTGTCGTTATATGGTGCTTCCGATTATTTTCGAGGGGCAGTGTGCCGGCTGTTTGATCTCTGAGATACCAAAGCTTCGCCAAGAGTGGGTCGCTACTTTTCAGAATATGGCCCTGTGGCTGCAACCACTTTTAGAAAAAGGTTATCAAGCGGAACACAATGAAAGGGAAGCGAAAAAGAAAGATTTGCTTTTAGAGGTAACAAAGAAAGTCCACTCAACCATGGATATAAGTGAAGTGCTTGCAAAGATTGTGTATGCAATTAAGCAGACCTATCCTACATTTGACGTCTATTTAATGCTTTCTCACGAGTGGGAGGTTCAAGAAGAGCTACCGATTAAACCATTCATCTACGGATCAGAAGGTATGCATTTAAAAGCTGAGCAGGCCTATCTTACTGGAGCGAATCAGGTAGAACGAAACCATACCCAACAGATTCTTGACTTGTATATGCCATTACGTGGCAAACAAGGAATTTATGGCGTGCTAGAAATTCATGCCACCTCATTGGTGCCTTTACCTGAGACAGAGATCTCTTTTATTGAGATTTTGGCTGATACAGGTGGAAATGCGTTGGAAAATGCAGAGCTTTATCAACAATCCAGAGATCTTATACATGATTTAAAACTAATTAATCGTGCAACTCACCAAATTAATAGTACGTTAAATTTAAATGATTTAACGGAGAATATGACACACCAGATTAAAGATGCTTTTGGCGCAGAGGAAGTCGGGTTTCTTTTGTTTGATCGAACAGAACAATCTGTGATTCACCAAAGTGGAACGCCTTATCTACAATCGAATCAACATGAATTGGATCTTCATTCAATTATAGAGCAGTTAGTACAAAAAAAAGACCCTATTTATATTGGAGATACTGGGTTACACCAAGATATCAAGAGCGGGCCATTTTCATCATTGCTTGCGATTCCGATGGTACATAAGGATGCTTTACACGGTGCTGTATTTGCATTTCATCAGGAATCTTATCACTTTACCTTTGAGAGTTTTAAATTACTTCAATCGTTAGTACATCATTCAACATTAGCTTTTACGAACACGCTTTTACATGAGGAACTAGAGAAGCTGGTCATTACGGACCATTTAACAAATCTGCACTCTAGAAATTATTTAGAAGAATCGATGGAGGAATCTCTTTTAGAACATGAGAAGGGAACATTTTTACTCATTGATATTGATGACTTTAAGCAAATTAATGACTCATTTGGACACCAAATCGGAGATGAAATCTTAAAGCAGGTGGCAAGTATCATTCAAGCAAATATCCGCGAAACAGACGTTGCTGCAAGGTGGGGTGGGGAGGAATTGGCGATATATCTACCTAAAGTGGATCTTCGTGTCGGAACAGAGATTGCCAAACGAATTGTTAAAGCAGTCGCCCTTCAAACAAGTCCTGCGGTTACCATATCCTGTGGAGTCTCTCATTGGGATAAGAGCAAGTCACTCTCTCGTTCATCGGAGTGTCTCTTCAAATCAGCCGACACTGGTCTGTACAAAGCAAAAGATGAAGGAAAAAACCGAGTGATGATCGAACTGCCTCGAGTAGCAGAAGGTTAG
- the rpsD gene encoding 30S ribosomal protein S4 has product MSRYTGPSWKLSRRLGISLTGTGKELEKRPYAPGQHGPNQRKKLSEYGLQLQEKQKLRHMYGVNERQFRRTFDIAGKMNGIHGENFMVLLESRLDNLVYRLGLARTRRAARQLVNHGHVTVDGKRVDIPSYRVTPGQQIGLRETSQNLSAVKEAIEVNNFVPAYVTFDAEKLEGTFTRLPERTELPAEITEALIVEFYSR; this is encoded by the coding sequence ATGTCACGTTATACAGGTCCATCTTGGAAGTTATCCCGTCGTCTTGGGATTTCACTTACAGGAACAGGTAAAGAATTAGAAAAGCGTCCTTACGCTCCAGGTCAACACGGTCCAAACCAAAGAAAGAAACTTTCTGAGTACGGATTACAATTACAAGAAAAGCAAAAGCTTCGTCACATGTACGGAGTAAATGAGCGTCAATTCCGTCGCACATTTGATATTGCTGGTAAAATGAACGGAATCCACGGTGAGAACTTCATGGTCTTACTTGAGTCTCGTTTAGATAACCTTGTGTACCGTCTAGGTCTTGCTCGCACTCGTCGTGCAGCTCGTCAACTAGTTAACCACGGTCACGTTACTGTTGATGGTAAGCGCGTTGATATTCCTTCATACCGCGTAACACCAGGTCAACAAATTGGTCTTCGTGAAACTTCACAAAACCTATCTGCTGTTAAAGAAGCAATCGAAGTAAACAACTTCGTACCAGCTTACGTAACATTTGACGCAGAAAAACTTGAAGGTACGTTCACTCGTCTTCCAGAGCGCACTGAACTTCCTGCTGAAATCACTGAAGCTCTTATCGTTGAGTTCTACTCTCGTTAA